A DNA window from Drosophila pseudoobscura strain MV-25-SWS-2005 chromosome 2, UCI_Dpse_MV25, whole genome shotgun sequence contains the following coding sequences:
- the LOC4802804 gene encoding solute carrier family 15 member 1: protein MFRATEIGSEETLPAIAELTQASYETEGRDIEWGKGSERTQLKPRQRSSLPSYGFAPAPIRMEYRYPRAVYFILATKFFEAFAANGIRTILALYLRDDLNFTESFSTVVLHIFNFFGQFCPIIGAVLADSYMGNVRTISAFCFLYAFGWMLLTMTSLPSVGVPIILLVSIALLFLAVGNGSIRACITSLGALQFKMPEQAVHLSEYFSFYYFVYYFGIFLSKIIPPLVRANTQCFDKVECYPAVFGTLASAFMMAWLIFLIGKCFYKTEKLADDNILFKFCGCIKTALVQKWQRRNSNKRCNYWLHNAVGVYDEAFVNDVSKVLRISKLFTPLPFYFALLAQQDSSWTFQAAMMNTTVLGVTIQPDQAKAAGPIFLFMLIPLWQYVTVPLLRRYFNWELKPLNSVTVGGICSAGSFFCAGALQKVIMNSPSQTINIAWQLPQFFLLMLGELLLSIPGLQFAFTQAPTSMKSVVTATWFLNNAFGNLVVVVVTELGLLSSQMDEYFFYAVVMLVCIVIFALLAYDYMQQERNGGLYLRGCLDGTSDDLDIPSTSRSGSI, encoded by the exons ATGTTTCGAGCAACGGAAATCGGCAGCGAAGAAA CCTTGCCAGCCATTGCGGAGCTCACGCAAGCCAGCTATGAGACGGAGGGACGGGACATCGAGTGGGGCAAAGGTAGTGAACGGACCCAGCTGAAGCCGCGACAGCGCAGCTCTCTGCCCAGCTATGGCTTTGCCCCCGCGCCCATTCGCATGGAGTACAGGTACCCGCGCGCCGTATACTTTATTCTCGCCACCAAGTTCTTCGAGGCCTTTGCAGCGAACGGCATACGCA CCATTCTCGCCCTCTATCTGCGCGATGATCTCAACTTCACGGAGAGCTTCTCTACGGTGGTGCTGCACATATTCAACTTTTTCGGCCAGTTCTGCCCCATTATCGGCGCCGTCCTGGCAGACAGCTACATGGGAAATGTGCGCACCATTTCCGCCTTTTGTTTCCTCTACGCCTTCGGATGGATGCTGCTGACCATGACGTCGCTCCCCTCTGTGGGAGTACCAATTAT CCTGCTAGTGTCGATTGCCCTCCTGTTCCTGGCAGTGGGAAACGGCTCAATCCGCGCCTGCATCACGTCGCTGGGAGCCCTGCAGTTCAAGATGCCCGAGCAGGCTGTTCACCTCTCAGAGTACTTCTCCTTCTACTATTTCGTCTATTATTTCGGCATATTTCTGAGCAAGATTATTCCCCCGCTGGTTCGGGCCAATACGCAATGCTTTGACAAGGTGGAGTGCTATCCCGCCGTCTTCGGTACTCTCGCAAGTGCCTTCATGATGGCCTGGC TTATCTTTCTGATCGGCAAATGTTTCTACAAGACCGAGAAGCTGGCCGATGACAATATACTCTTCAAATTCTGCGGCTGCATCAAGACGGCACTGGTGCAGAAGTGGCAGCGACGCAATTCCAATAAGCGATGCAACTATTGGCTGCACAATGCCGTCGGTGTCTACGACGAGGCCTTTGTCAACGACGTCTCCAAGGTTCTGAGG ATCTCAAAACTGTTTACTCCACTACCATTTTACTTCGCTCTGCTGGCCCAACAGGACTCCAGCTGGACTTTCCAGGCGGCCATGATGAATACCACAGTGTTGGGAGTGACCATACAGCCGGATCAGGCCAAGGCTGCGGGCCCCATCTTCCTCTTCATGCTCATCCCGCTGTGGCAATATGTGACGGTTCCGTTGCTGCGTCGATACTTTAATTGGGAACTAAAGCCACTGAACAGCGTCACTGTGGGTGGCATCTGCTCCGCTGGTTCCTTCTTTTGTGCAGGAGCCTTGCAGAAAGTGATTATG AATTCACCCAGCCAGACCATTAACATTGCTTGGCAGCTGCCGCAGTTCTTTCTGCTGATGTTGGGCGAACTGCTGCTGTCTATTCCGGGACTGCAGTTCGCCTTCACGCAGGCGCCCACGTCCATGAAGTCTGTGGTAACGGCTACGTGGTTCCTGAACAATGCCTTCGGCAACctcgttgtggttgtggtcACTGAGCTGGGTTTGCTGAGCTCCCAGATGGACGAGTACTTCTTCTATGCGGTGGTAATGCTGGTTTGCATTGTAATCTTTGCACTCCTAGCCTACGACTACATGCAGCAGGAGCGCAATGGCGGTCTTTATTTGAGGGGCTGCTTGGACGGCACCTCCGATGACCTGGATATCCCCAGCAccagccgcagcggcagcatctAG
- the nmdyn-D7 gene encoding nucleoside diphosphate kinase 7, whose amino-acid sequence MTGAAQAERRLAFVAEWYQAEAAIIRTFLVTYFVADEAVEVFDQRSKKTFLRRTKIPELTQRDFFVGSKINVFGRQFDIVDYADESTRSNLAKYRKRGFVLLKNNMWHKHLGKFLKTLINNKININNGQMVQFTPKMVTQFLSGKPKNEVVSSVLMNELLAGPAISMELIGDNVVEIMIACVKYKGPDGVNDSSSVKLSSSLEELFEQEDVRYGIYCPATEEDVAIDLKFFFEDRLSIMKECLFKNSTLAIIKPHSIKDGLLGDIVDEILANGFNVTAMRMILMARINCEEFYEVYRGILPEYIPMVAQLASGVCMCLEIVSADPGKSSYGEFRTFCGPMDPEIAKLLRPHTLRAKFGKSKVLNAIHCTDLPDDTNLELQYMFKILD is encoded by the exons ATGACCGGCGCAGCACAGGCAGAGCGGCGACTGGCCTTTGTGGCCGAATGGTATCAGGCCGAGGCTGCCATCATACGTACTTTCCTGGTGACCTACTTTGTGGCCGACGAGGCAGTGGAAGTG TTTGATCAACGCAGCAAGAAGACCTTTCTGCGTCGCACCAAGATTCCGGAGCTGACGCAACGCGACTTCTTTGTGGGCTCGAAGATCAATGTTTTCGGCCGGCAATTCGACATTGTTGACTACGCGGACGAGTCGACCCGCAGCAACTTGGCCAAATATCGCAAAAG AGGATTCGTGCTGCTTAAGAATAATATGTGGCACAAGCATCTAGGCAAGTTTCTGAAGACACTCATCAATAACAAGATTAACATCAACAACGGACAGATGGTACAGTTCACTCCCAAAATGGTGACACAGTTCCTCTCCGGGAAGCCCAAGAACGAAGTTGTATCCTC TGTCCTGATGAACGAACTATTGGCCGGCCCGGCCATCAGCATGGAGCTGATCGGCGACAACGTGGTGGAGATCATGATCGCTTGTGTCAAGTACAAGGGTCCGGATGGGGTCAATGACTCCTCCTCCGTGAAGCTGTCGTCAAGCCTGGAGGAGCTGTTCGAGCAGGAGGATGTGCGCTACGGAATCTACTGTCCTGCGACCGAGGAGGATGTCGCCATAGACTTGAAGTTCTTTTTCGAAGACCGCCTCAGCATCATGAAAGAATGTCTATTCAAGAACTCTACGCTGGCCATCATCAAGCCGCACAGCATAAAGGACGGCCTTTTGGGTGACATCGTTGACGAAATTCTGGCCAACGGCTTTAATGTGACTGCCATGCGCATGATTCTAATGGCGCGAATCAATTGCGAGGAGTTTTACGAGGTCTATCGCGGTATCCTTCCCGAGTATATACCCATGGTAGCGCAGCTAGCCAGCGGCGTGTGCATGTGCCTTGAGATCGTCTCTGCCGATCCGGGAAAGAGTAGCTACGGCGAGTTCCGTACATTCTGCGGTCCTATGGACCCGGAAATAGCCAAGCTATTGCGCCCCCACACCCTCCGCGCCAAGTTTGGCAAGTCCAAGGTGCTCAATGCAATTCACTGCACAGATCTGCCAGACGATACCAATCTGGAGCTGCAGTACATGTTCAAGATCCTCGACTGA
- the LOC6897811 gene encoding transmembrane emp24 domain-containing protein eca-like, with the protein MAHRSACLILVLCTLHSACGLYFHMSETERKCFIEEVPDETDVKVYYKMELYDPRSNGFMPSSPGIGMHVEVRDSNNKIILSRVYRSQGWLFFTAHAPGEHVICMYSNSTAWFSGAQLRVHLDIQVGEHAINYANVAQKEKLTTDQLRIRQLLDQVEQITREQNYQRYREDRFRHTSESTNSRVLWWSLAQTVVLVCISTLQAFNLRNERLDLYRAFCKVLSGDEFTMFTSLDAFKALMEIIGTSPEAVTSSAISQWVDQVLDLDSSLTKPDEIMLVNLTQRLHDKVNEFAGKFLNNEKVSKENRDVIKPSYFLENSNSDLNIFLEQTKPDRSAHLSNDKFLLICECTECRPQSTIQI; encoded by the exons ATGGCGCATCGATCCGCCTGCCTGATCTTGGTCCTGTGCACTCTGCACAGTGCCTGCGGCCTCTACTTTCACATGTCGGAGACGGAGCGGAAGTGCTTCATTGAGGAGGTTCCCGACGAAACCGATGTGAAAG TTTACTACAAAATGGAGCTCTACGATCCACGCTCTAATGGCTTTATGCCCTCATCCCCGGGAATCGGCATGCATGTGGAGGTGCgtgacagcaacaacaaaatcatcCTCTCCCGTGTGTATAGATCTCAGGGCTGGCTCTTCTTCACTGCTCACGCGCCCGGCGAGCATGTGATTTGTATGTACTCGAACAGCACTGCCTGGTTCAGTGGTGCCCAGCTGCGCGTTCACCTGGACATACAGGTGGGAGAGCATGCCATCAACTATGCCAATGTGGCTCAAAAGGAGAAGCTGACGACCGACCAGCTACGTATTCGTCAGCTCCTGGATCAGGTAGAGCAGATCACGAGGGAGCAAAACTACCAACGCTACCGCGAGGATCGCTTCCGTCACACGAGCGAGAGCACCAACTCGCGCGTGCTCTGGTGGTCCCTGGCCCAGACCGTTGTTCTTGTCTGTATCTCGACCTTGCAGGCGTTTAATTTGCGCAATGAGAGACTCGACCTATATAGGGCTTTCTGCAAAGTGCTCAGCGGAGACGAGTTTACCATG TTCACCTCTCTAGACGCCTTCAAAGCACTGATGGAAATCATTGGCACTAGTCCGGAGGCCGTTACGAGCAGCGCCATCTCTCAGTGGGTCGACCAGGTATTAGATTTGGATTCATCTCTTACAAAACCGGACGAGATAATGCTGGTCAACCTCACTCAAAGGCTTCACGACAAAGTGAACGAAT TTGCTGGCAAGTTCTTGAACAACGAGAAGGTATCCAAGGAGAATCGTGATGTGATCAAGCCATCATATTTCCTTGAAAATTCGAATTCCGACTTAAATATATTCCTCGAACAAACAAAGCCAGATCGGAGTGCTCACTTATCGAATGACAAATTCTTATTGATCTGTGAGTGTACCGAATGCCGCCCACAATCAACGATCCAGATATAA
- the eca gene encoding transmembrane emp24 domain-containing protein eca, protein MRDQFICLALLLCALHSACGLYFHISETERKCFIEEVPDETTVIVNYKVELYDPRSNGFMPSSPGIGMHVEVRDSDDKIILSRVYSSQGRISFTSHTPGEHVICMYSNSTAWFSGAQLRVHLDIQVGEHAIDYANVAQKEKLTELQLRIRQLLDQVEQITKEQNYQRYREERFRHTSESTNSRVLWWSLAQTVVLVCMGFWQMRHLKSFFEAKKLV, encoded by the exons ATGCGAGATCAGTTCATCTGCCTGGCCCTGCTGCTGTGCGCCCTGCACAGTGCCTGCGGCCTCTACTTCCACATATCGGAGACGGAGCGGAAGTGCTTTATTGAGGAGGTTCCCGACGAAACCACTGTGATAG TCAACTACAAAGTGGAGCTCTACGATCCACGCTCTAATGGCTTTATGCCCTCATCCCCGGGAATCGGCATGCATGTGGAGGTGCGTGACAGCGATGACAAAATCATCCTCTCCCGTGTGTACAGCTCCCAGGGCCGAATCTCGTTCACCTCACACACGCCCGGCGAGCATGTGATTTGTATGTACTCGAACAGCACTGCCTGGTTCAGTGGTGCCCAGCTGCGCGTTCACCTGGACATACAGGTGGGAGAGCATGCCATCGACTATGCCAATGTGGCTCAAAAGGAGAAGCTGACGGAGCTGCAGCTACGTATTCGCCAGCTCCTGGATCAGGTGGAGCAGATCACCAAGGAGCAGAACTACCAACGCTATCGCGAGGAGCGCTTCCGTCACACGAGCGAGAGCACCAACTCGCGCGTGCTCTGGTGGTCCCTGGCCCAGACCGTTGTCCTCGTGTGCATGGGCTTCTGGCAAATGCGCCATCTGAAGAGCTTCTTCGAGGCGAAGAAGCTGGTGTGA
- the p23 gene encoding uncharacterized protein CG16817 isoform X1: MSAAIGSIPPPVSWAQRSDLVYVIIDVECKDIEQKVTENSFTFKGVNALDASKKYEVTLNFFGTVDPEKVTSKNIGRCLEFTIPKKASGPFWPSLTTDKTKLHFLKANFAKWRDESDDEEAGDAKDNGMFGNFLNNSGGDWNNKFDDFNVDDEEEDSDDNIPSLSQNDEEEEETGEGDKKKPAA, encoded by the exons ATGTCGGCAGCAATTGG ATCAATTCCGCCTCCAGTTTCCTGGGCACAGCGCAGCGACTTGGTCTATGTGATCATCGATGTTGAGTGCAAGGACATCGAACAGAA AGTGACGGAGAACAGCTTCACCTTCAAGGGCGTGAACGCGCTGGATGCGTCTAAGAAATACGAGGTCACGCTCAACTTCTTCGGAACGGTTGATCCCGAGAAAGTGACCAGCAAGAACATTGGGCGTTGCCTAGAATTCACAATACCAAAGAAGGCGAGCGGACCCTTCTGGCCCAGTCTGACCACGGACAAGACGAAGCTGCACTTCCTTAAGGCCAACTTTGCCAAGTGGCGCGATGAGTCCGATGACGAGGAAG CAGGTGACGCCAAAGACAATGGAATGTTTGGCAACTTCCTGAATAACTCTGGTGGTGATTGGAACAATAAATTCGACGACTTCAATGTtgacgatgaggaggaggactcCGATGACAACATCCCTAGCCTTTCCCAGAacgacgaggaagaggaggagaccgGCGAGGGTGACAAGAAGAAGCCGGCTGCTTAG
- the SNF4Agamma gene encoding 5'-AMP-activated protein kinase subunit gamma-1 isoform X7, whose protein sequence is MLQLHFYSNHAGRLVLGGGTGRPADVLCYPLESIKEFEQISEAWKRLLAELLNKEEDDSQIFVKFFRFHKCYDLIPTSAKLVVFDTQLLVKKAFYALVYNGVRAAPLWDSEKQQFVGMLTITDFIKILQMYYKSPNASMEQLEEHKLDTWRSVLHNQVMPLVSIGPDASLYDAIKILIHSRIHRLPVIDPATGNVLYILTHKRILRFLFLYINELPKPAYMQKSLRELKIGTYSNIETADETTSIITALKKFVERRVSALPLVDAEGRLVDIYAKFDVINLAAEKTYNDLDVSLRKANEHRNEWFEGVQKCNLDEALYTIMERIVRAEVHRLVVVDEHRKVIGIISLSDILLYLVLRPSGEGVGGSESSLRASDPVLLRKVAEVEIPAQTSATTPPPRSPSAGSGNRSLIEDIPEEEPAPPQTPAKTDDAEADADADADSDNNKSASEDKANNNQNQSQHERGRTTGAPTANGDSSNNSPAEVSFADEAHEETEATDQVERSNCDDENPDEDDDEDENDDDDDVEVVERKKATAAAAHKADTEEEDDGLSSAVSAASALGQSLATPAAREMALVSE, encoded by the exons ATGTTACAATTGCACTTTTATTCGAATCATGCGGGTCGCTTGGTGCTGGGAGGGGGCACTGGTCGGCCAGCCGATGTCCTTTGCTATCCCTTGGAGAGCATCAAAGAGTTTGAGCAGATCTCCGAAGCCTGGAAGCGTCTGCTGGCGGAGCTGCTCAATAAAG AAGAGGACGACTCACAGATCTTTGTCAAGTTCTTCCGCTTCCACAAGTGTTACGATCTGATACCCACATCCGCCAAGCTCGTGGTCTTTGACACACAGCTGCTCGTGAAGAAAGCCTTCTATGCACTCGTCTACAACGGCGTGAGGGCAGCACCGCTCTGGGATTCGGAGAAGCAGCAGTTTGTGGGTATGCTGACCATCACGGACTTTATCAAGATCCTGCAAATGTATTACAAGTCGCCCAACGCCTCCATGGAGCAGCTCGAAGAGCACAAACTGGACACGTGGCGGA GTGTGCTGCACAATCAGGTGATGCCGTTGGTCAGCATCGGACCGGATGCCTCCCTCTACGATGCCATCAAAATTCTCATCCACAGCCGCATTCACCGCCTGCCCGTGATCGATCCGGCGACCGGCAATGTCCTCTACATCCTGACACACAAACGCATACTGAGGTTCCTCTTCCTATAT ATTAACGAACTACCAAAGCCTGCGTACATGCAAAAGAGTCTGCGCGAACTGAAGATCGGAACGTACAGCAACATCGAGACCGCCGACGAGACCACGAGCATCATTACAGCGCTCAAGAAGTTTGTGGAGCGACGCGTCTCGGCGCTGCCCCTGGTAGATGCCGAGGGTCGTCTCGTTGATATTTATGCAAAGTTTGATGTGATT AATCTCGCTGCTGAGAAAACCTACAACGATCTCGATGTATCGCTGCGCAAGGCCAACGAGCATCGCAACGAGTGGTTTGAGGGCGTTCAAAAGTGCAATCTGGACGAAGCGCTCTACACCATAATGGAACGCATTGTGCGGGCGGAGGTGCATCGCCTGGTGGTAGTCGATGAGCATCGCAAGGTTATTGGCATCATCTCGCTATCAGACATCTTGCTCTATCTGGTTCTGCGGCCAAGTGGCGAGGGCGTCGGCGGATCCGAGAGCTCACTGCGTGCCTCCGATCCCGTCCTTCTGCGCAAGGTGGCCGAAGTGGAGATCCCTGCACAAACTTCAGCGACAACGCCCCCGCCTCGCAGTCCTTCGGCAGGGTCCGGCAATCGCAGCCTGATCGAGGACATACCCGAGGAGGAGCCGGCGCCGCCCCAGACGCCAGCAAAGACCGACGATGCGGAGgcggatgccgatgccgatgccgacaGTGATAACAACAAGTCCGCCAGTGAGGATAaggccaacaacaaccagaaccagagccagcaCGAGAGGGGAAGAACGACGGGGGCGCCGACGGCCAATGGTGATAGCAGCAATAACAGTCCAGCCGAAGTGTCCTTTGCCGATGAGGCGCACGAAGAAACAGAAGCCACTGACCAGGTCGAGCGCAGCAATTGTGATGATGAAAACCCCGATGAGGATGACGACGAGGATgagaacgacgacgacgatgacgtgGAGGTGGTGGAGCGCAAAAAGGCAACCGCTGCGGCGGCACACAAAGCGGACACAGAAGAGGAGGACGATGGCCTGAGCAGCGCCGTGTCCGCCGCGTCGGCTCTGGGCCAATCCTTGGCCACGCCCGCGGCGCGAGAGATGGCGCTGGTTAGTGAATAA
- the Smyd5 gene encoding SET and MYND domain-containing protein 5 — translation MNHFEIREIPGKGRAMVATKNFAADEIIFEEEPFVSSQFSWNAAYGYAACDHCMRPLETVLENVRRLASDAKVEVPLLQHDPTSSWVAQFTQCQRCKVRYCSEDCLMEARKKYHRVACMGAFRADDTHPINVLNETWKKMHYPPETGTIMLIVRLMAMYQQSSKKSDFLEQLQSFQALIVNREQKIYHKMLGENFEQQMDQLYGAFCKAFASDEFAMFTTPDAFKTLMGIMGTNSQGIATSVLAQWVTNVSDLPLPEADKTALDTVIDELYSKVGEFAGEFLNNEGSGLYLLQSKINHSCVPNACSTFPYSNDIVVLKALAPIQEGEEICISYLDECQLERSRHSRHKVLRENYIFVCQCLKCQAQASDPDVTSDEEEDDDEMDDYDDDDDMN, via the exons ATGAACCATTTTGAGATACGAGAAATTCCCGGCAAG GGGCGTGCCATGGTGGCCACCAAAAACTTTGCCGCGGACGAGATCATTTTCGAGGAGGAGCCCTTTGTGTCGAGCCAATTCTCGTGGAATGCAGCCTACGGCTATGCAGCGTGCGACCACTGCATGCGACCGCTGGAGACGGTTCTGGAAAACGTACGTCGCCTGGCCAGCGATGCGAAGGTTGAGGTTCCGCTCCTCCAGCACGATCCCACCTCGTCCTGGGTGGCACAGTTCACGCAGTGCCAGCGGTGCAAGGTGCGTTACTGCTCCGAGGACTGTCTGATGGAGGCGCGGAAAAAGTACCACCGCGTGGCCTGCATGGGTGCCTTTCGCGCGGATGACACACATCCCATCAACGTGCTAAACGAGACCTGGAAGAAGATGCACTACCCCCCGGAGACGGGTACCATCATGCTCATCGTCCGCCTTATGGCCATGTaccagcagagcagcaaaaaATCCGATTTCCTCGAGCAGCTGCAGTCCTTCCAAGCGCTGATTGTGAATCGCGAGCAGAAGATCTACCACAAAATGCTGGGTGAGAACTTTGAGCAGCAGATGGATCAGCTCTACGGCGCCTTCTGCAAGGCCTTTGCTTCCGATGAGTTTGCCATG TTCACCACACCAGATGCCTTTAAGACGCTCATGGGTATCATGGGCACCAACAGCCAGGGAATCGCCACCAGTGTGCTGGCGCAGTGGGTGACCAACGTGTCCGACCTGCCGCTGCCGGAAGCCGACAAGACTGCCCTGGACACTGTCATCGACGAGCTCTACTCAAAAGTCGGAGAAT TCGCTGGCGAATTCCTGAACAATGAGGGCTCCGGTCTGTACCTACTGCAGAGCAAGATCAATCACAGCTGCGTGCCGAACGCCTGCTCGACGTTCCCCTACTCCAACGACATTGTTGTCCTGAAAGCACTGGCCCCCATCCAGGAGGGCGAAGAAATCTGCATTTCCTATCTGGACGAGTGCCAGCTGGAGCGCAGCCGCCACTCGCGCCACAAGGTGCTGCGCGAGAACTACATATTCGTCTGTCAATGCCTCAAGTGCCAGGCTCAGGCATCCGACCCCGACGTGACtagcgacgaggaggaggacgatgaCGAAATGGACGActacgatgatgacgatgatatGAACTAG
- the COX5A gene encoding cytochrome c oxidase subunit 5A, mitochondrial: protein MLRITAGKLGSAIRGTIGVTSSRVAAVRALHGSEESAEDFDKRYEKYFSREGIDGWEIRKGMNDLLGMDLVPSPKVIEAGLRGARRVNDIALAIRWLEGCKDKCGDQKATLYPYLLEKITPTLKELGIPTIEELGYDKPELALKSVYDL from the coding sequence ATGTTGCGCATCACAGCTGGTAAACTTGGTAGCGCCATCCGTGGCACCATTGGCGTTACCTCGTCGCGCGTCGCTGCCGTCCGCGCCCTGCACGGATCTGAGGAATCTGCGGAGGATTTTGACAAGCGTTACGAGAAGTACTTCAGCCGCGAGGGCATCGACGGCTGGGAGATCCGCAAGGGTATGAACGATCTGCTGGGCATGGATCTGGTGCCCAGCCCCAAGGTCATCGAGGCTGGCCTGCGCGGTGCTCGCCGTGTCAACGACATCGCTTTGGCAATCAGGTGGCTGGAGGGCTGCAAGGACAAGTGCGGTGACCAGAAGGCTACCCTTTATCCCTACTTGCTGGAGAAGATCACCCCTACCCTCAAGGAGCTGGGCATTCCCACCATTGAGGAGCTGGGCTACGACAAACCCGAACTGGCCCTCAAGTCGGTGTACGACCTCTAA
- the Ddrgk1 gene encoding DDRGK domain-containing protein 1 gives MDLIILVGIASALLVVILTIFFLQKKKGGTEAKEAAAPPQRGVPLRAQEGVPRRAQIARNQRNRLRQNAPAAAPAAAAALQAADAEGDNDDENPDGDGQRMPQGAVLDEKMGAKKRAKMEAKEQKRLHREQELIDREQRKVKEAKEEAERKQQEDFQEEADRKRAEAERLVKEERERKEHEEYLKMKAGFSVEEEGFEEGDADDQDNLLADFIQYIKDNKVVLLEDLAVAFKLKTQQAIERIQDLQANGTLTGVIDDRGKFIYVSEEELAAVAKFIKQRGRVSIVELAESSNNLINLTPVSAGAGEGSS, from the exons ATGGACCTGATTATTCTTGTGGGCATCGCTTCGGCCCTGCTGGTCGTGATATTAACGATATTTTTCCTGCAGAAAAAGAAGGGCGGCACAG AAGCaaaggaagcagcagcaccaccgcAACGTGGCGTCCCATTGCGAGCACAGGAGGGCGTCCCGCGACGGGCCCAAATAGCCCGCAATCAGCGTAACCGACTACGCCAGAATGCTCCTGCAGCAGCCCCGGCCGCAGCGGCTGCCCTGCAAGCAGCTGACGCCGAGGGGGATAATGACGATGAAAATCCCGATGGCGATGGCCAGCGTATGCCCCAAGGTGCTGTGCTTGACGAGAAGATGGGTGCCAAGAAGCGGGCCAAGATGGAGGCCAAGGAACAGAAGCGTCTGCACCGCGAGCAGGAGCTGATCGATAGAGAGCAGCGGAAGGTGAAGGAGGCCAAGGAAGAGGCCGAGCGAAAGCAACAGGAGGATTTTCAGGAAGAGGCAGACCGCAAAAGAGCCGAGGCCGAGCGTCTGGTTAAGGAGGAGCGCGAGCGCAAAGAGCACGAGGAGTATCTGAAAATGAAGGCCGGCTTCAGCGTCGAGGAAGAGGGCTTTGAGGAGGGGGACGCGGACGACCAGGATAATCTTTTGGCCGATTTTATACAGTACATCAAGGACAATAAGGTTGTCCTGTTGGAGGATTTGGCCGTTGCCTTCAAGCTGAAGACACAGCAGGCCATCGAGCGCATCCAGGATCTGCAGGCCAATGGGACCCTCACAGGCGTAATCGACGACCGTGGCAAGTTCATCTATGTCTCAGAGGAGGAGCTGGCGGCCGTGGCCAAGTTCATAAAGCAGCGTGGCCGCGTCTCCATTGTGGAGCTGGCtgagagcagcaacaacctgATAAACCTGACGCCCGTCTCAGCTGGTGCTGGCGAGGGCAGCTCGTGA
- the p23 gene encoding uncharacterized protein CG16817 isoform X2 — protein MSAAIGSIPPPVSWAQRSDLVYVIIDVECKDIEQKVTENSFTFKGVNALDASKKYEVTLNFFGTVDPEKVTSKNIGRCLEFTIPKKASGPFWPSLTTDKTKLHFLKANFAKWRDESDDEEGDAKDNGMFGNFLNNSGGDWNNKFDDFNVDDEEEDSDDNIPSLSQNDEEEEETGEGDKKKPAA, from the exons ATGTCGGCAGCAATTGG ATCAATTCCGCCTCCAGTTTCCTGGGCACAGCGCAGCGACTTGGTCTATGTGATCATCGATGTTGAGTGCAAGGACATCGAACAGAA AGTGACGGAGAACAGCTTCACCTTCAAGGGCGTGAACGCGCTGGATGCGTCTAAGAAATACGAGGTCACGCTCAACTTCTTCGGAACGGTTGATCCCGAGAAAGTGACCAGCAAGAACATTGGGCGTTGCCTAGAATTCACAATACCAAAGAAGGCGAGCGGACCCTTCTGGCCCAGTCTGACCACGGACAAGACGAAGCTGCACTTCCTTAAGGCCAACTTTGCCAAGTGGCGCGATGAGTCCGATGACGAGGAAG GTGACGCCAAAGACAATGGAATGTTTGGCAACTTCCTGAATAACTCTGGTGGTGATTGGAACAATAAATTCGACGACTTCAATGTtgacgatgaggaggaggactcCGATGACAACATCCCTAGCCTTTCCCAGAacgacgaggaagaggaggagaccgGCGAGGGTGACAAGAAGAAGCCGGCTGCTTAG